TAAAAGTCAGAGTTGATGTCATAAAAAATAGAAAATTGCCACTGCCTATGGTTGTTGATGCTGAGCATATAATGTGTTTATCGTCAAAGAAAACACTAGACGAAGCGGTTATAGAAGTTACTAAAAATATGCACAAATTGTTGATAGATTATAATATGATGGAATCAGCTGATGCAAGCATGCTTCTTTCGTTAGTTGGAGAAATTAGAATTTGTCAAATAGTAGATCCTCTAAAAACAGTAAGAATGGAACTTCCACGAAATTTAATGGATATAAACAAGTTTATATAATTCACAGATTATCTCAAAAGAAAATTGACATATTAGTTCTCAATTAGTATAATCATATTTTTACATGAGAGGGGATGATAGGTTTGAGAAAGTGTTTATTGATAATTGATGTACAGGAAGCTATGTTTTTGAATGAAGAGGATAGACTAGCTGATGAAAAAAATGTAATTGAAAATATAAAAAAAATGATAAAAACAGCTAGAAAAAAAGGCATACCAATAGTATATGTAAAGCATACAGAGAATGAAGGTCTTTACAAAAAAGGTGAAAATTCTTGGCAAATATATAATGAAGTAGCTCCATTAGAGAACGATAAAATTGTGGAAAAATCTTCATGGGATTCATTTCTGAATACAAAATTGAAAGAAACATTAGATAAAATTGATGTAAATGAGCTTATTATCGCAGGTATGCAGACAGAGTTTTGTTTAGATACGAGTATTAGAAGCGGTTATGAAAAAGGGTACAAATTGACAGTTGCCAAAGATGCCCATTCGACATTTGACAGTGAAGTACTTGATGGAAAATCTATAATAAATCATCATAATAATATTTGGGGCGGTAGATTTGCAGAGCTAAAATTGACAAAAGACATAATCGGTGATTTAGAGAGAGCTTCTGATATAGAAAATTCAAATATTGAGTGTGACGAGATTTGTTATGAGCTAGGCAAACATGAACTGCTTGATAGAGTCGAACCGCTTTGGAATGAACTGAATTCTCATCATGAAAAAAATTCAAAATATTTTAAGGAAAAATTCAAGTCTTTTGAATTCAATTCAAGGAAAAAATCGTTTGAGAAGAAAAAACTTTGGGTGAAAATTGTAGTTGATAAATATAAAAAACAAGATATAGGTTATTTGATAGCTAGTGTAGATGATGATAGTATAGGAGAAATAGAATCTCTTTATTTGAAATCAGAACTAAGAGGCAAGCGTATAGGTGAAAAACTTATGAAAGAAGGATTAGATTGGGTGAGGATACATAACCCAAAAAAGATAGTAGTTGGAGTATCATATGGAAATGAAAGAACATTCAAATTCTACTCAAAATTTGGTTTTTATCCAAGAGTAATTTTGTTGAGCGAAAAATAATAATATAAATAATAAAGTACACTATTTGATATTGATAGTGTACTTTATTTCGTTATATGCGAATTGCGTGTGCTTTTTTGTAGAGCATAAATGGATTTATTCAATTAATACGTTGAAGAATATGGTGGTTTACATTTATACTGAAATGTGGGTTGGTTAAAATTTAGATTTAAGGAGAGAAATTATGAAATTGAAAATTGTAGCGAAAAAATATTTGTGTTCAATGTTAGTTATGACTTGCTTGATTTCCAATGTAGCTTTTGCAGGTGATTTTGGGTTCAAAAAGGATATTGGTATCGAAAAGGTTTGGAGCGTTGATTTGAGTAGTGAAGTAGACGAAAATAGTTTGACTGATGAGCATATTTCACTGAAAGATAAATCAGGAAAGGTTGTAAA
Above is a window of Tissierellales bacterium DNA encoding:
- a CDS encoding isochorismatase family protein translates to MRKCLLIIDVQEAMFLNEEDRLADEKNVIENIKKMIKTARKKGIPIVYVKHTENEGLYKKGENSWQIYNEVAPLENDKIVEKSSWDSFLNTKLKETLDKIDVNELIIAGMQTEFCLDTSIRSGYEKGYKLTVAKDAHSTFDSEVLDGKSIINHHNNIWGGRFAELKLTKDIIGDLERASDIENSNIECDEICYELGKHELLDRVEPLWNELNSHHEKNSKYFKEKFKSFEFNSRKKSFEKKKLWVKIVVDKYKKQDIGYLIASVDDDSIGEIESLYLKSELRGKRIGEKLMKEGLDWVRIHNPKKIVVGVSYGNERTFKFYSKFGFYPRVILLSEK